The genomic interval GTCCGGCAGCAACTCTTTGGCTTTCCTGAAGTCGCTTTCTGCTTCGTTTGACCTGTCCAATGCCGAACGGGCCTGACCACGAATCGAGTAGCAATCCGCATCGTCGTCAACAAGGCTTATCGACTGAGTGAGATGAGCAACAGCATCGTCAAACTTACGCAGCTTCAGACTTGCGTGTCCCCGATTGAGCCAATAAATGTAGTTGCCGGGATCAACTTGCGTTGCGATGGCAAACTGTGCTTCGGCAAGCGGGTAGTTTCCCAGATCAAAACCGACCAATCCGACTTCGTTGTAAACCCGATGGTCGGTTTCATCGATCTCGATCGCGGAGATCAAGTTTTCCGTTGCTTGCTGAATGTCACCCGTGGCGATCAGGCAACGAGCTTTTGAAATCCAATAGTCGGCGTTCGTGCCGTCCAACGCGGTGGCGATGTCAAAAAGTTTCAGTGCGCCATCCAGATTGTCGACCGCTTGTGCTGATTTTCCCATCAGCCAATAAAAATGGGGTTCTTTCGATTCCAAGTCCACCGCGGTTTTGATCGCATCGATTGCTTTCAAGTGCTGATCAGATTTGGCCAGCATGTCACCGCGATTGGCATGCGCCCAAGCGTTGCTGGAATCGGCTGCGACTGCTCGATCAAAATCCGCCAACGCCTTATCCAACTCATCGATGTGAGAATAGACAATGCCGCGTTCGTTGTAGAACTCGGAGGATTGTTTGGGGTCCACCGCGTTCTTGATCGCATAGGTCAAATCCACCAACGCTTTGTCGAACTCACCCAGGTCAAACTGAACGTTCGCGCGTCCATGGTAGGCATACAGCATCGTCTTGTCCGCTGCGATTGCATCGTCAAACTCCGTCAGCGCCGTGTCCAAATCGTCACGTTCATAGAACACCCAACCCCGCAGGGCCATCACCTCCGCATTGTTCGGATCCAGACGCAGTGCTTGCGTGAAATCCGCAAGCGCCTGGTCGGTTCGTCCCGCCGCACGATGATGCTTGGCTCGCGCCATGAATTGTTCCGCCGTGGCCGGCTGCACCAACGGCAACGCGTCTTTGAGGAACGCTTGGACTTCTGACAACGCGATGTAGAGGCTGACCGAACGCGCCGTTGTGCTGTGGCCTTCGACCACGGCGACCAATTCTCCGGAGTCGTTCACGACCGGCCCGCCGCTGTTTCCTTTGTTGGTCTGCATGTCGGCTTCCACCACATCTGCGTTGTAGCCGTTGGCCATCGATCGCGAGTACACCGCACGGACATCGCCCGAAGTGTAGATCCAGTATCCTTCGCTGCCCGCTGGAATGCCGCCGAGCGAGTGGAGCCGTTGACCGAGTGACGGAGCGTCGGATCCGAGTTTCAATGCACTTGTTTGGTCTGTCGGCAATCGATCCGCCTGAATGATCGCCAAGTCTCGCGCTTTGTCGCCATAGATCACCGTCGCATTGATCGCCTCAGCGTTCCTCGCATAATGCCCAGCATCGTGGATCACTCGCCCGTCACGGTACTCGGGGAAATACAGTTTCATGCTGGTCACATTGCCGATCTTCTTGTCATGCGCACCGGCGTTTGCGACGTGATCGTTGGTGACCAGCAACCGTTTCTCGTAATCCAGAATCCAAGCCGTTCCGGTCCAGTGGTAATCGCGGTCATCGCTGCAAGTCACATTCGCCGTGGCGTGCAACAGCTTGGCCACAATGTCTGTAGGCCCCGCTGAAACGACCGGGGCGGCATCCGTCAGTTTCATTGCAGGTTGATCGGAATCCTTGCGATCGCCCTTTTCACCGATGATCTGAAAAGGGTACGTGCCGAGCTTTTTTTCGTCGTAAAAGATCTCCGCGCGATACTGGTCGCTGATGGGAAAGGGCGCCGTGGGATGCAGGCTGAATACGCCGTAGGCGTTGGCGTCCTTGGCAACTCCCGTGGCGTCCAATCGCGAGAGGTCGGCCGAGGCGACTGTGATCTCTTGCTTGTCCAGGTAAAACTTGCAAGACAACACGCCGGTCTTCGGACGCGAGTTCAGCGATACCTTCAAGTAAACCGTGTCCGTCGGCGCAAAACGGGTGCCCGTTTCGCTCACTTGGTCTGCGTCCGATATCGATTTCCCAAACTCCGCTCTCGCGACCTCAATGTCTTGAACGACCGAATCCTGCGCCTTGCAGGGAGCCAGAGCAAGCAAACCGGCAAACACTGCTGCCGGTACAAGGGATTTGGCCATATGGAAACTCGGCAAAAGGAGAACGACAAGCATTTCAGAACAAGAAGTGTCAGTTTACTTCCCCTGCAGCCTTCCCACCTGCTGGACATGCGATCATTAGCGATAATCGTTGATCACTTCATCGCGATCCAGCGGTATCCGTTGAACTGTTTGACGTCTCGGATCTTGACTCGGATCAGCCAACGGCCCGAGCGAAACGTGACCGAAATCCTTGAGCGGCTGACCGGCTCCGAGAAACAATTCAACTTCGTCGTTTGGTAGGGGCGCCAGTGCTGGCGGTCATTCTGTTTGCAGATCTCGCAGGGCACTCCCGGTTCGATTCGAAACGACTGCATCTCGCGTCCTCCATGGCTCGGCGGTGTTGGAAAAAAACACTGCCACAGAAGATGCCCAGAACGCCGACACCATCGGTCATGAGTACTCGCCCGGGCGTCGCTATCGAGCCGAGTTCTGGACGCTAAAGGCGAGCCGTTGCAATTCGCTGGCCAAGTCGACATTCACAACGGCCGTCGTCCCAGGCAGCTTCAGCATCGTGGGTGCAAAGTTCAGAATACCGCTGACTCCCGCACCGACCAAAACAGCAGCTACCTGTGGCGCCTGGTCGGCAGGCACGGCCAAGATCGCCAATTCCGGCCGAGTCTCCATCAGCCGTCCCGCCATGACCGATGCATCACTGACCAGCACGCCGCCGACCTGTCGCCCCCATTTCGCGGGATCGGAATCAAACGCATCCGTCAAACGAAAGCCCAGTCGTTCAAATCCTCGGTAGCGTAGCAAGGCGTCTCCAAGAGATCCGACCCCGACCAACACGACTCGCCACTGCACACCACTGCCCAGCAATTGGCCGATTGCATCGATCAACTTCACCACCTCGTAGCCCACACCGCGGCGACCGATTGTGCCCATTGCACTGAGGTCTCGGCGAACCACGGCGGGCGAAACGTCCACCAGTTGCCCCAGTTCGCGACTGCTGGTGTGGGAGGTGCCCCCGTCATTGAGTCGATGCAGCTCTCGAAAGTAGAGACTCAGTCGCCCCACCGCCGGCTGAGGCAACCTGCCCGACGGCTCGTGCGGCATACGGCCGTCCACTGGTCCCTCGTCAGGTTCTTTTGACACTGTGAATCACCTTGGGCGACCGGTTCGGCTTGAGAAAGGCATCATCAGATGCCTCAAAAATCACTTCGTCATCCAACAAATCGATGGCGCGACTCAACGTCGAGGGGCTGTCGGATTCACAATCATAACGGTTGTAACAACGTTGCGTGCAATCATCGTGACGCGAGTCAGCGGCGTGCGGCTTTTGGCGACGCGTGTGGTGTTTTCACGACGCGGAATCACCCGCCAGCGGACGTCAAAATCGATACCATCGATAAGCTCGATATTGGCAGCAGTTCAGGATGACGCAACCCTCCTAAATTCGCTTGGCTGCCCCCTTTGTTTGTTCCAACTTTCTTACGCAGTCGATGTAGAGATTGCATCGGAACCCAATTCCAGATTTCGCAAGGTTTGCGTGATCGCTCCATCTTCCTCCCGCCATATGCGTCGGGCTGATGGGGTCGAGTTGATGGCCTAAGCACTTGTACTGCGTACAAGTGCCGGGCAACTCATCTTGGACGGGGGGGTTCTCTTTGTCGCAGAGTCGCTTGAGCAAGGTGCTCCGGGTGACGTCGCATGCTGCGTTCTTGCAACCCACAAGTTGTTTAACTGGAGAGAGTAAAGATGAAAAGGCTGTGGTTAATGCCTGCCCTTGCGATCATCGCGATCGTTTCGGGTGCAAAATCCTCAAGCGCTGCTTATTGCGGCGCGATCAGCTACCAAGGCTGTAGCGGATGTGGAAGTTCGGTCGTCGCCGAAGGTGCTGCTGCTGATGCAGTGGTTTCCGAAGGCGCTATCGTGGACGAAGCTGCTGGTGCAGCCGTCGGCGGTGGCAGCTACACCGTGATGCGTAACGTTCAGGAAACGGTTTACGAGCAAGTTCAAGAAACTCGTTATCGTACCCGCAACGAAACGTACTACGAAGACCAAGAAGTCCAAGCGACTCGCATGGTTCCCTACACGGAACAACGCGAAGTCCAGTACACGGTCATGGTTCCAACCTATGAAACCAAGACCCGCACGATCAACTACACGGTCAACAAGCCCGTGTATGAAACTCACTCACGAGTGATCAACTACACGGTCAAAAAACCCGTGTACGAGACCAAGACCCGTACGATCAACTACACGGTTCAAAAGCCCGTGTACGAAACGCACGAGCGAGTGATCAACTACACCGTCAAGAAGCCCGTTTACGAGACCAAGACTCGTACGATCAACTACACGGTCAACAAGCCGGTTTACGAAACTCACAGCAAGACCATCAACTACACCGTGATGGTTCCTGTTCAAGAGCAAAAGAGCCGCACGATCAACTACACGGTCTACAACACCGTGCAAGAGCAAAAGGTCCGCACAGAGAACTACAGCGTTGTTGTTCCTGAGCAATACACCAAGACGGTAACCGTCAACGGTGGACATTGGGAAACGCAAACCGAAACCGTTCCTGGCCCGATGATGCGTCGCACCGTTCGTGAGCCTGGCACGTGGACGTTTGATCCGTCGAC from Stieleria varia carries:
- a CDS encoding serine protease gives rise to the protein MAKSLVPAAVFAGLLALAPCKAQDSVVQDIEVARAEFGKSISDADQVSETGTRFAPTDTVYLKVSLNSRPKTGVLSCKFYLDKQEITVASADLSRLDATGVAKDANAYGVFSLHPTAPFPISDQYRAEIFYDEKKLGTYPFQIIGEKGDRKDSDQPAMKLTDAAPVVSAGPTDIVAKLLHATANVTCSDDRDYHWTGTAWILDYEKRLLVTNDHVANAGAHDKKIGNVTSMKLYFPEYRDGRVIHDAGHYARNAEAINATVIYGDKARDLAIIQADRLPTDQTSALKLGSDAPSLGQRLHSLGGIPAGSEGYWIYTSGDVRAVYSRSMANGYNADVVEADMQTNKGNSGGPVVNDSGELVAVVEGHSTTARSVSLYIALSEVQAFLKDALPLVQPATAEQFMARAKHHRAAGRTDQALADFTQALRLDPNNAEVMALRGWVFYERDDLDTALTEFDDAIAADKTMLYAYHGRANVQFDLGEFDKALVDLTYAIKNAVDPKQSSEFYNERGIVYSHIDELDKALADFDRAVAADSSNAWAHANRGDMLAKSDQHLKAIDAIKTAVDLESKEPHFYWLMGKSAQAVDNLDGALKLFDIATALDGTNADYWISKARCLIATGDIQQATENLISAIEIDETDHRVYNEVGLVGFDLGNYPLAEAQFAIATQVDPGNYIYWLNRGHASLKLRKFDDAVAHLTQSISLVDDDADCYSIRGQARSALDRSNEAESDFRKAKELLPDAFVKYSSKLLKIANRTGEDLQVMVRYRVKGSDGQTRWYPPAGQAAVFEFAPGEASLLTFDGKQIHGDRFSIWAQGKESGKDYDEFKTRELISVGPSGYLSGSGEADIELYNFVSP
- a CDS encoding redox-sensing transcriptional repressor Rex, yielding MSKEPDEGPVDGRMPHEPSGRLPQPAVGRLSLYFRELHRLNDGGTSHTSSRELGQLVDVSPAVVRRDLSAMGTIGRRGVGYEVVKLIDAIGQLLGSGVQWRVVLVGVGSLGDALLRYRGFERLGFRLTDAFDSDPAKWGRQVGGVLVSDASVMAGRLMETRPELAILAVPADQAPQVAAVLVGAGVSGILNFAPTMLKLPGTTAVVNVDLASELQRLAFSVQNSAR